A window of Choloepus didactylus isolate mChoDid1 chromosome 21, mChoDid1.pri, whole genome shotgun sequence contains these coding sequences:
- the ZNF205 gene encoding zinc finger protein 205 isoform X1: MSADRGGVATAQDKEKAPEAPHYRRPCREMFSQSEGSGPLEAAQESPNIKLEPEDPYAEGASQEEGTPGCHEWPPLSRSPREKALFLPGRGEEKDVVGGRPRCGGGGSCQALLGPQVPALPREGRAQDRQMAAALLTAWSQMPVTFEDVALYLSREEWGRLDHAQQSFCGDVLQKGKCLSLGFPFSRAFWASQAQEKGEALRVHQQAGEEEETGTCTGAVEVGKAPTPTPVAFGDLKPFRTREGRAQGGVLPCGQPAASGQSLGHAKDHPQPGHPETSPPAQKPALLDSDPQKSPEGRVSEQLDEEERGPTESGEEGLAAEGDAGKKTYPCEQCGKAFSWHSHLVTHRRTHTGEKPYACTDCGKRFGRSSHLIQHQIIHTGEKPYTCPSCWKSFSHHSTLIQHQRIHTGEKPYVCERCAKRFTRRSDLVTHQGTHTGAKPHKCPICSKCFTQSSALVTHQRTHTGVKPYPCPECGKCFSQRSNLIAHNRTHTGEKPYHCLDCGKSFSHSSHLTAHQRTHRGVRPYSCPLCGKSFSRRSNLHRHEKIHTTGPKALAMLMLGAAGALAAPPPAPT, encoded by the exons ATGTCTGCAGACCGGGGAGGAGTTGCGACTGCCCAGGATAAGGAGAAAGCCCCAGAG GCTCCCCATTACCGGCGCCCTTGTCGAGAGATGTTCTCCCAGTCAGAGGGATCTGGGCCTCTGGAAGCTGCCCAGGAGTCACCGAACATCAAGCTGGAGCCAGAAGACCCCTATGCTGAGGGGGCATCACAGGAGGAAGGGACTCCCGGCTGCCATGAGTGGCCGCCCCTGAGCCGCAGCCCCAGGGAGAAAGCTCTTTTCCTGCCTGGCAGAGGTGAAGAGAAGGACGTGGTGGGAGGGAGGCCGCGGTGTGGAGGTGGTGGCTCGTGCCAGG cccTCCTCGGCCCCCAGGTCCCCGCGCTCCCCAGGGAGGGCAGAGCCCAAGACCGGCAGATGGCCGCGGCGCTCCTCACTGCCTGGTCCCAG ATGCCAGTAACCTTCGAGGACGTGGCTCTGTACCTCTCCCGGGAGGAGTGGGGACGGCTGGACCACGCGCAGCAGAGCTTCTGTGGGGATGTCCTGCAGAAGGGAAAGTGTCTGTCCTTGG GCTTCCCCTTCAGCAGAGCTTTCTGGGCCTCCCAAGCACAGGAGAAGGGCGAGGCCTTGCGTGTGCACCAGCAGgcgggagaggaggaggagacggGCACGTGCACAG GTGCTGTCGAGGTGGGGAAGGCACCGACCCCAACCCCGGTGGCCTTTGGGGACTTGAAGCCCTTCCGAACCAGGGAAGGAAGAGCCCAGGGGGGTGTCCTGCCTTGTGGGCAGCCGGCGGCCAGTGGCCAGAGCCTGGGGCATGCCAAGGACCACCCACAGCCCGGCCACCCAGAAACCAGCCCCCCAGCCCAGAAACCAGCCCTGCTCGACTCCGATCCTCAGAAAAGCCCGGAGGGCCGTGTCTCCGAGCAACTTGACGAGGAGGAGAGAGGGCCCACGGAGAGTGGCGAGGAGGGCCTGGCTGCTGAGGGCGACGCTGGCAAGAAGACCTACCCGTGCGAGCAGTGCGGCAAGGCCTTCAGCTGGCACTCGCACCTGGTGACGCACCGGCGCACGCACACGGGTGAGAAGCCCTACGCCTGCACGGACTGCGGCAAGCGCTTCGGCCGCAGCTCCCACCTCATCCAGCACCAGATCATCCACACGGGCGAGAAGCCCTACACCTGCCCCTCCTGCTGGAAGAGCTTCAGCCACCACTCGACGCTGATCCAGCACCAGCGCATCCACACGGGCGAGAAGCCCTACGTGTGTGAGCGCTGCGCCAAGCGCTTCACCCGCCGCTCGGACCTGGTCACCCACCAGGGCACCCACACGGGCGCCAAGCCCCACAAGTGCCCCATCTGCAGCAAGTGCTTCACGCAGAGCTCGGCCCTGGTCACCCACCAGCGCACCCACACCGGGGTCAAGCCCTACCCCTGCCCCGAGTGCGGCAAGTGCTTCAGCCAGCGCTCCAACCTCATCGCCCACAACCGCACCCACACCGGCGAGAAGCCCTACCACTGCCTCGACTGTGGCAAGAGCTTCAGCCACAGCTCGCACCTCACCGCCCACCAGCGCACCCACCGCGGCGTCCGGCCCTACTCCTGCCCCCTGTGCGGCAAGAGCTTCAGCCGCCGCTCCAACCTGCACCGGCACGAGAAGATCCACACCACGGGGCCCAAGGCGCTGGCCATGCTCATGCTAGGCGCGGCTGGGGCGCTGGCTGCtccgccccctgcccccacctag
- the ZNF205 gene encoding zinc finger protein 205 isoform X2 — translation MSADRGGVATAQDKEKAPEAPHYRRPCREMFSQSEGSGPLEAAQESPNIKLEPEDPYAEGASQEEGTPGCHEWPPLSRSPREKALFLPGRALLGPQVPALPREGRAQDRQMAAALLTAWSQMPVTFEDVALYLSREEWGRLDHAQQSFCGDVLQKGKCLSLGFPFSRAFWASQAQEKGEALRVHQQAGEEEETGTCTGAVEVGKAPTPTPVAFGDLKPFRTREGRAQGGVLPCGQPAASGQSLGHAKDHPQPGHPETSPPAQKPALLDSDPQKSPEGRVSEQLDEEERGPTESGEEGLAAEGDAGKKTYPCEQCGKAFSWHSHLVTHRRTHTGEKPYACTDCGKRFGRSSHLIQHQIIHTGEKPYTCPSCWKSFSHHSTLIQHQRIHTGEKPYVCERCAKRFTRRSDLVTHQGTHTGAKPHKCPICSKCFTQSSALVTHQRTHTGVKPYPCPECGKCFSQRSNLIAHNRTHTGEKPYHCLDCGKSFSHSSHLTAHQRTHRGVRPYSCPLCGKSFSRRSNLHRHEKIHTTGPKALAMLMLGAAGALAAPPPAPT, via the exons ATGTCTGCAGACCGGGGAGGAGTTGCGACTGCCCAGGATAAGGAGAAAGCCCCAGAG GCTCCCCATTACCGGCGCCCTTGTCGAGAGATGTTCTCCCAGTCAGAGGGATCTGGGCCTCTGGAAGCTGCCCAGGAGTCACCGAACATCAAGCTGGAGCCAGAAGACCCCTATGCTGAGGGGGCATCACAGGAGGAAGGGACTCCCGGCTGCCATGAGTGGCCGCCCCTGAGCCGCAGCCCCAGGGAGAAAGCTCTTTTCCTGCCTGGCAGAG cccTCCTCGGCCCCCAGGTCCCCGCGCTCCCCAGGGAGGGCAGAGCCCAAGACCGGCAGATGGCCGCGGCGCTCCTCACTGCCTGGTCCCAG ATGCCAGTAACCTTCGAGGACGTGGCTCTGTACCTCTCCCGGGAGGAGTGGGGACGGCTGGACCACGCGCAGCAGAGCTTCTGTGGGGATGTCCTGCAGAAGGGAAAGTGTCTGTCCTTGG GCTTCCCCTTCAGCAGAGCTTTCTGGGCCTCCCAAGCACAGGAGAAGGGCGAGGCCTTGCGTGTGCACCAGCAGgcgggagaggaggaggagacggGCACGTGCACAG GTGCTGTCGAGGTGGGGAAGGCACCGACCCCAACCCCGGTGGCCTTTGGGGACTTGAAGCCCTTCCGAACCAGGGAAGGAAGAGCCCAGGGGGGTGTCCTGCCTTGTGGGCAGCCGGCGGCCAGTGGCCAGAGCCTGGGGCATGCCAAGGACCACCCACAGCCCGGCCACCCAGAAACCAGCCCCCCAGCCCAGAAACCAGCCCTGCTCGACTCCGATCCTCAGAAAAGCCCGGAGGGCCGTGTCTCCGAGCAACTTGACGAGGAGGAGAGAGGGCCCACGGAGAGTGGCGAGGAGGGCCTGGCTGCTGAGGGCGACGCTGGCAAGAAGACCTACCCGTGCGAGCAGTGCGGCAAGGCCTTCAGCTGGCACTCGCACCTGGTGACGCACCGGCGCACGCACACGGGTGAGAAGCCCTACGCCTGCACGGACTGCGGCAAGCGCTTCGGCCGCAGCTCCCACCTCATCCAGCACCAGATCATCCACACGGGCGAGAAGCCCTACACCTGCCCCTCCTGCTGGAAGAGCTTCAGCCACCACTCGACGCTGATCCAGCACCAGCGCATCCACACGGGCGAGAAGCCCTACGTGTGTGAGCGCTGCGCCAAGCGCTTCACCCGCCGCTCGGACCTGGTCACCCACCAGGGCACCCACACGGGCGCCAAGCCCCACAAGTGCCCCATCTGCAGCAAGTGCTTCACGCAGAGCTCGGCCCTGGTCACCCACCAGCGCACCCACACCGGGGTCAAGCCCTACCCCTGCCCCGAGTGCGGCAAGTGCTTCAGCCAGCGCTCCAACCTCATCGCCCACAACCGCACCCACACCGGCGAGAAGCCCTACCACTGCCTCGACTGTGGCAAGAGCTTCAGCCACAGCTCGCACCTCACCGCCCACCAGCGCACCCACCGCGGCGTCCGGCCCTACTCCTGCCCCCTGTGCGGCAAGAGCTTCAGCCGCCGCTCCAACCTGCACCGGCACGAGAAGATCCACACCACGGGGCCCAAGGCGCTGGCCATGCTCATGCTAGGCGCGGCTGGGGCGCTGGCTGCtccgccccctgcccccacctag